cacagcccaataaaacaaaaccaaatcataACTAGGAGCCATGCATTATCTCACCTAGTCCTCATAACAACGCTATCTTTATCCCTATGTTAGAAGTGAGAAATGAGGCTAGGACAAGGGAGGAGAGAGGTTTTCCCAAGGTCCTCCAAAAAGGAAGCAGCAGAGCTAGGATTTAGTCCGAGCAATCTGATGGCCGAGGCCACATTCGTTATCAGTAAGCTTCAGGAAACCATCTAGCTCTCCGACCATTCCAAAAGCATCCCGCACAGTTAAAAATCagactttctatttttaactttattgaattATACGTAGAGAAAAGAGCACACCCTTAGTTTTTAAATAAGGCATATATTCAGTCCAAATGTTACCTTGTTTCTAGCCTATTTTCTTCCTCATGTTGCATGTGTTCATTTTCCCTTATTCTCAGATAAAGACCACACAACCATCCTTTCCATGTTCATTTTATGACCGAGAAACAAATCACTAACGTactctggaggagttcccttacggtgcagcagattaaggatctagcttaagttactgctgtggtgcaggtttaatccctggcctgggaaagtcTGAATGCCATGGgcggggcaaaaaaaaaaaaaataaagtacttgaGAGACTTCTCTTTTGCAGGCTAAATAACCCTGAGTCCttatgtccccccccccctttttttgtagtcttaaattcccaaatatttgaaTTATTCTCACTGTAaatctttgaacatttttttaatccccCTCAATCTTTGACCTCAGCACTGTTTGTGGTGGCAAATGTAGCAGCGTATATGGCTTGAAAATGAGTTTTTCAGAGCCCTTCCTTGGTACCAGGCCAGGATTCACGCTTTAGCCCACCCATCATATTGAGTAGATTTAAATACTTGGTGAGTTAAGAGGTTCACTCTGTTTTTCAAAGACAAAGCGAGCTTTGTGTTATTGCTGAAAAGGCACATGAATAGCTTGAAAACAAAGGGTTTGTCAATTACAATCTGTTCTTTATGTTTTCAGAATTTGTATTTGGTTAACCGTAATCCACTAAAATTCATCCGTGGACCAGGAGGGCATGGGAAAGAGTAGTGCAATAGTTTCTTTCCAGGACAGACCCAATGGACTGGCAGACAGGAACGGGTACAGCATCCTAGGAAGGGAAATTCAGAGTAGGATAATTGCCATGGGTTAGGTATGAAGAGGAATGAGTTCAGGAAATACAGCTTTCGATCGCACATACAAGAACCAGCAGGTGCCCAAAATGCTTTGATTCGAAAAAGGCATCTACTACGCTACTATgaaactgagcgaggccagagatcaaacgcgcaccctcatggatcctagtcgggttccttaatggctgaggcacagcgggaactcctgtgtgtgtgatTTGATCCATAGCAGAAAGAATTTTATCTCTGCTACTAACATGGCCGCTGCCTTTCACTATTTTCTCTGTCATTATGTTCATGGCTTGCCCTGTGGAAACTCCCATAAGCTGTCTTCATGGTGCTGTGTTCTCTATACTCTTGCCTTTTATTCTTCTGGTATGTAAGCAGAGCATGTAAGGAGAGATCTAAAACATTCTATACATCTAAGGGACTTCAACCTTGAACCTCAAGCCGCAGGGCAACAATTCACTAAAGATGATCACAATTCTCCAAAGGACAAATctcctaattattattattattatttttgtcttttgtcttttgagggccacacacggcatatagaggttcccaggctaggggtctaattggagctgttgccattggcctacgccgcagccacagcaataacagatccaagccgagtctgcgacctgtgccacagctcagggcaatgccagatccttaagccattgagcgaggcaggggatcgaactcacgacctcatggttcctagtcggacttgtttctgctatcccacgaggggaactccaaatctaaTTCTTAAATCTCCCCTAGTCACGCTGACTACCCTGGCTCTGGGAGTTGCAGCTTTTTGGCCAGTCCAGCAAAGTCAGTGTTGGACCTAAATGAACTGCTACATCTCTATAGACCTGTTTACTCAGATAGGTTCACAGCCTGAAGTTAAAGAAGCCAGTGCTTTCCACAGAGCAATATTCCAAGTATTCTTTGAATGGCTGTTCCCTTACCTAAGGAATGCCAAGCTAATgttatttcattgtatattctggcttcctacattcttttttttttttttttgtcttttgtggtttttaGAGCTGAATAAGTGGCGGCATacgggggtttccaggctaggggtcgaattggagctgtagctgccagcctacacctcagccacagcaactctggatccaagccgcatctgcaacctacaccacagctcacagcaatgcctgattcctaacccactgagaaggccagtgttcgaacttgcgtcctcatggatactacaggttcgttaaccactgagctaagaCAGGAGCTCCTGGTTTCCTACTTTTAAACTTCCCTCATCCTTTCATATGTATCTTTGCAATCTTACACTTGCAGCAGCAAAGACCAACATAGAAatgcttttaaacattttatgatCATAGATACTCTGACGCAAGGACtttgaattataaaattatcatGGATCATTAAAGTCATTCTGCAGCTTTAAAAGCAATAAGAAGTTGTttgggggagttctcatcgtggcgcagtggttaaggaatccgactaggaaccatgaggttgcgggttcggtccctgcccttgctcagtgggttaacgatccggcgttgccgtgagctgtggtgtaggttgcagacgtggctcggatcccgcgttgctgtggctctggcgtaggctggtggctacagctccgattcgacccctagcctgggaacctccatatgcagcggaagcggcccaaagaaatagcagaaagacaaaaaaaaaaaaaaaagaagttatttggAACGACAGCAATGAAGCATTtcaaacaaaagggaaaatgtcAAGATAAGACAGAAACAAAGACTGCCATCACTGTTGGGCTAACTTTTCAGAATAGTAgaagatactgattttttttaatgagataatgAGTAAAAGAATTACAGGCAATTTatgcaaagaatatttttttcttgcactTTGCCCTtttaagaacttttctttttaccatttttttacttaaaaaaattactgtttcaCATTCTGAAAGTCATGTAACTAAGGAGGGGccacaatgaaaatataaaagaaacctacgagttcccattgtggctcagcaggaatgaatctgactagcaaccatgaggaagcaggttcaatccctggccttgctcagtgggttaaggatctggcgttgccatgagctgtggtgtaggtcacagatgaagctcggatctagcattgctgtgctgtggtgcaggccagtggctacagctctgattcaaaccctagcacgggaaactccatatgccgagggtgcagccctaaaaagacaaaaaagaaagaaagaaagaaagaaaatgtaaaagaaaccTGGAGAGAGTAACAGATAATAGATATACTTTCTATTGTGATTTTATAACTACTGATTTGTATTGTTCATTTATTCTCCATAAGAGAATTTCCATAAGATAAatggaaaacagactttaaaagggTCCCAGAAGATTTTTAGTAGTCTAAGTATCTTGGTAgggcataaaaagacaaaaaaaaaagtaagcatgtttaatatattacacatattatacatattatatatgtataaattgtACACATGTTCTATTATACCACTATCATTTATATACTTGTAAACATTTTATACATGTCCTATTTACTAATATTGTATTGatataataaattttttcaaaagctgaGATTTAAAATATAGACATAGAAACTCATTTTTTGTTTAATCCAGAAGATATTCCTACACTCCCTAGGATGAAATAGACTGAACTACAGAATTAACTATTTCAAGCTTATCTTTGCATCTTTAAGAAGAATTAGAATAGAGGGCATAAGCCCTTGAGGTTTAACTTAATATTTGAAAGCAATTggtatttttttaacaattcaGGTTTAGGAATTTAGTGTATACATGTTTGAATCACTATATTTATGCTATTATGATTAAAGTGCTTTCTTTGCCTGGATAACAATTATGGAGaaagaataaatttgtttttcttatctaatAAATTGACTTAAAATTGAGTTTACTTGGTAAAATAATAACTCAGAAAAAAGCTTTTCtctggacttcccgttgtggtgcagtggttaatgaatctgactaggaaccatgaggttgtgggttcgatccctggccttgctcagtgggtgaaggatctggcattgccgtgagctgtggtgtaggctgcagacacagcttggatcccacaggctctgattcgacccctagcctgggaacctccatgtgccgagggaagcagccctagaaaagacaaaaaaaaaaaaaatttccttggtgTGTACTACTAGCCaatcatatttaattattaataagaATCATAAGTTAGTAGGCTTTGCACAGATGTAAAAATCATATCAACTAGATTATATACTTCTTAGGgtgtgcatctttttttctttttcttttcttttggtcttttgtcttcatagggccgcacctgcggcaaatggaggttcccaggctaggagtctagttggagctacagctgccagcctacaccacagctcacagatccttaacccactgaggaaggccagggatcgaacccacaacctcatggttcctagtcgaattcatttccactgtgccacggcaggaactccagggtgtgCCTCTTATAACCCTTTCTTTCTCCAGTGTACCTAGCATCTTGTATAGAGTACGTGCTCACGAAAACATTTACGTCATTATTTCTCCTCATTGTACTTGCTCAGGCCCTTGGGCAACTATAACTCTGTTTTACAGCAGGTTTGATGAGTCTGCTACCATATGCTTCTTTCCCTAACATGACAACTTCTGTACACTGACTTTTGACAGTTACCAAAGGAAATCTGCAAATAAACCACATGCTAacgaagttttaaaaaatatataaaataaatctgtCCTTTGACTTATACAAGGGTTGATGTCACCTTAACAATTTTTCTTCTCACCATactcttatttctctctctttcctaatTCACTGACAATTTAGCAACACAGATGGTAACATAAAGGGTTGAAATGAGTATGGGGAGAGAGTGATGAGGTTGCTTTAAAATCGAGGAACTGcctcagaattttaaataacaatCCCAGAAGGCTTTCCAACTAGCAAACATCTGATACCCTTCCAAATTATAACTTTTAATCTAGTTTCTGCCTAGACATTATTTGTGGGGTTTGCATTTGGGGGGGGCAGTGAGTATAATTTATTTCTAAGGTTTTCTCCAATTCTAAGCCTGATTCAAAATTGGGGAAAAACGGTGGAGTCCAACAGACCACAATTCTGGACACTCCCACCctctcacaaaaagaaaaaaaaaaatcctgctttctATTTCACTCACTTTCTGGAATGACCTAGTTACTCTGCAAGAAGAAAACTTGGCCCTGGGATGTGCCAGCGTGAGCAAAGGTCCTATATTCCTGATTTGATTTAAGATGAAGCAATGCCCGACCCAACCGGCCTGCAATCAGAGCAAACCAACCAAGGCGATCAGACTGGCCGGGGAAAGAGACTGACAAAGTGGTCCAGGCCCGGTGGCAACATTTCAGACGCAGGGAAACGCTGGGGCGGGCCGGCGTGGAGTCTCCAGTTTATTCCCTGTGACTGGGACACACAGCTGGCTCTGCATAAGAACATGAAATACACAGCACCATAGTTTGGCCTCAGGCCCAGTCTTTAGTTGGTGGCAATCGCCCATTCGTCTCCGCCAGCCAGGCCCTGGCCCTAGTTTCCTCGATAAAAGAGATGCCTACCAGCTTGCAGTCACACCTGTTAGGTGTTTCTCCACTCGGTGCCTCCGCCCCAGCAAACGCCTCCTGCACTGCCGGGGAGCCGGGCTCAGAGCCGGGACGGAGTCGGAGAAGCACAGCCGGGCCTTCCCTAGCAGACCCCCGCGGGACTCCGCGCGGAGGGCTGGGGCGGGGAGAGGGTGCTGCGAAGGCGGGAGAGGTCAAGACGGACACAGAGAGGGTcatggggagggctgggggaaggggcgtCGCTGCTCGCGTTACGCTTCCAGAGCCTGCGGCAGAGGCGGCGGGGCTGAGCCGCGGAGAAGAAGGGGTTTGCGCAAGCCTCTGCGTTTCTCCCCGCGGCCCCGGCGCCACCGTCCCTTGCCGGGCCTCGGCGCCCGATAGGCCGCGCAGGGTGAGCGCGGGCGCCGGCCGGCGGCTCCTCTCCGGGGACCCGAGGCAAGGGCGCGGCGGGGCCGCGGCGGGGGGACTCCGCGAGTCGGGCGGCCAGCGCTTCCCCCGATCGCAGGAGCCCGGGCCGCCGCCCAGCCGCGGCCGGGACGGAGCTCCCCGCGCGCCCCCCGGGGGCCGGCAGCGGCCGGGAGGCGGCGCGGGGCTCGGCCTCTCGGCCCCGCAGCTCCGCGcaccgggcggcggcggcggcggcggggcgggctCGGGCGCCCGGGCAACCTCCGAGCCGATGGCGGGCAGCGACGCGGACGACCAGGGTCCTGTGCCGAGGGGCTGCGCGGCGCGGCGTCCGGGAGCCCCCGGAGGGCAGGGAGGCGAGGCTGCCGCCAGCCGCCGGGAGCCGCTGTCCACTGCTGAAGTGCCGGACGAGGGTGGTGAGCTGCCCGCCTGGATGCGCCTCTACTTCTACGGGATGCACGGGATCACCCTGGACGTGCTCGTGTCCTCGGCGCGGCGCTTCGCTCGCAGCCCGGACCTCCGGATGCTGGGCTTCTCCTCGCCTTACCGCTGCCTCCTGCACTCGCTCACCCATTTCGCCCTGGAGAAGGTCTATCTGCAGCAGCGGCGCTGCCCCAGCGCCTTCGTCTTCAATTTCTTCCTCTACCCCTCGGCCCACGTGGGGCTGCAGACCCTAGCGGGCCAGGCGCGGCTGCTCAGCCTGGGCGGCCGGCCGGGGGGCGCAGCAGCGCTGGGGGCGCTGGATTTGGCGCTGCAGTACATGCTAGCGCTCTACCACTGCCAAGTGTTCCTGAAGCGTTTCCTGCGCTTGCGGTACCAGGGGCAGCAAAGGCAGCAACAGCCGCGGGATGCTCCTCCCGCCCCTCCAGGCACCCGGGCCCCTCAGGCAGCTACTGGCCGGGAGCTGCGACCTGGAGGCCCCAGGGGCGCCGGGGCAGCTCCCAGCCAGGGACTGCCGGACCTGCTCCGATTTCTTTTCTTCGGGATGCACGGCTTTTTGGATGAGATCTTCTTCACCTTCTTCTTTAACCTGCTGGGGCAGGGAGACGGGACGACCAGCGGTCACACGTCGCTTTGGTCCTTCTTTAtgtatggcagctgcagcttcgtgGTAGAAAAGCTCTACTTCCACCTCCACTACAGTCGCGGCTGGGGCACCTGGAAGCGAGTGCCCTTCTACGTGATCTTCATTTACGCGTGGGAGTTGTCCTGGGGTCTGGGACTCCGCACTTGGGGCGCTTGTTCCTGGGACTATTCTCACTATCCGCTCAATTTCATGGGTCTTATCACCCTGATGTATTTACCTGGTTGGATATTCCTTAGTGTGTACCAGGACCTGCTTTCCAACGTGTTGTGGCGGGTGCAGTATATACCAACTaactaagaaacaaacaaagaaacaaacaaacaaaaaaaaaagagagagagagagagaaagagaaagaaaaggtccCTCAATTCCGATGAATGAATGCGATTTATTTCTACACATTTAAAACGGAGTGGCTTGGTTTCGTTTCTTCTTtagccttttaatttttatacattttactaaACTTTTCCAACTTGTTTAGTTTTTCTATTAGGAACCTATGCGTAATACTACAATACTTTGAAATATTGCTGGAAACGCAACTCAGAGTACTTATTTCGTCAGTATTTTAAAACCCTCACTAGCCCAAATAGCAAAACCATCATACCTTAACATCAGAAAGCTGTAGTACTCATTTATTTGGGTGTAGGTGAGCGatagctactatttttttttttttaagtaaggaaGTTCTTCATGTCAGAGACCAGTAATTTTTACAAGATTTGGCAAAATGTTCTGATTTAATGATTAGTTTACTTAATTTTAACCCAAGGTCATTTTAATTCCTTGCCATATTTACCAATGAATGATTAAACTCAGTGTCACATATTCCTGAAACTACAGTTAATAGCTCTTAAAGTGCCTCCGTCTAgcacacaaggaaaaaaaaaaaaactgacaaatttgAAAACACATCCTGTGAATCAATTTTTAGATGAGAAATCTTTTCTAGCAACTCAGACAGGTAACACTGTGTTAAGATATTTCAACTCCATCCTGgaaatgattgctttccaatgTGGGTTAGCCTTAAATGCCAAATGTGTTACCTTTAATCAGGTTCTCTGTTATCTTTGGCtgtaaatttttgtttctgtgtaaTAATGTAAAGTGTTTACCTTACATGTACAAGGGCAAAGCAAAATTATATCACCTTCAATAGTGTTCTAACCATACTGTCTCTGCTACATGGAGCTTCAAGAGTGGAAATAGTTCCGTGGAATAAAATGAACTGTAATACTCATCCTAATTGCATCAGCCCTAATTGTTTTCTGAGAATACAGATATGTGTTTTAAGCCTATTTCTGCCATGGCTCAcctgtaaatatttttctgttttcttctgggcCCATACTGAGTTCTTGGGCCAAGCCTGGTGGGGTAATACGCATTATAAATCATTAAGAGCTTTTTGGTGATTCTTTATTAATGTCTGGAAGCTCAaaagttaaatgagatgatgtaaatcattttaaaaaatcatgtctaATCAATTAATAATGTACTTTAACattgtttgctgtttttattatatttagaaaagacaAGGAGAATTGAGCAGGCTCAGCCAAGGATGACTCATACTTTCTCAGTTTTCATTACAAAGATAATTAGGAAAACTTACAGTATATACAAATGATTATATATTTCTATTCAGATTATTAACTTACTATTCTATGAAAAagacttctgtttttttaaaactgttttctatggtagtaaaaataaacatatatttagatTTGATTAGTCAGGCATAGCTCTGAGAATGTTATATGATTTTAATCTACTTTCAGAAGCTGTGAGCTAAATCGTAAGTAATGCTTTATGATAAACCCCACCTGTGAAATAGATCCTGTCACACGGATTGTTTTGGCCAGTCAAAGCTTGAGTTGAAACTGTTAAAGGTAAGCTAAATGTTTGCAGAGAGTAAAAGTGTCACTTTGTCACTCTGAAAACCTGAGgagaaaaaagtatacatatggACACTAAAGTTAGTCAGACACTgagcaaaatatttataattcagaTATGTCACATGTGCATGACTCTGAGTTAAGGGTAGCACTACTTCACATCACACATTCCTGTGAAGACTTCACCACATCCATGGCTTCTGGAACACATCCTAAATGTACATATTGCCTCTTCTGTCCACACGTTGCTTCTCAGCCTTGCTTACTTGCTTACCAGTATTCTCAGGGTCAGAAATCCACCCGGAAGTGGGAAAGctgctattttgtttgtttgcttttaatgttAATCCTATTTAAAGGAAAGGTCAAGATTTCTCATCCATTCATTTCATTCAAGAAATAGTTCATGTGAATCTGCTATTTGTCAGGCACTTGCCTGGACTTGGCAGTGACCCAACACAGACAAAATCTCTGTCCTGATGAAGCTCACCCTCTAGCGCTTTGATTTGTAGGGGATTATCCTTATTTGCAAGGCTACTATGTTAGTAGTAGGCTAGAAGAGTGGTCGTTGTGAGGTCTCTCTTCAGGCCTCGCCTTGGAATATCAATCCACCACCTCTAAAACAA
This Phacochoerus africanus isolate WHEZ1 chromosome 16, ROS_Pafr_v1, whole genome shotgun sequence DNA region includes the following protein-coding sequences:
- the TMEM229A gene encoding transmembrane protein 229A, which encodes MAGSDADDQGPVPRGCAARRPGAPGGQGGEAAASRREPLSTAEVPDEGGELPAWMRLYFYGMHGITLDVLVSSARRFARSPDLRMLGFSSPYRCLLHSLTHFALEKVYLQQRRCPSAFVFNFFLYPSAHVGLQTLAGQARLLSLGGRPGGAAALGALDLALQYMLALYHCQVFLKRFLRLRYQGQQRQQQPRDAPPAPPGTRAPQAATGRELRPGGPRGAGAAPSQGLPDLLRFLFFGMHGFLDEIFFTFFFNLLGQGDGTTSGHTSLWSFFMYGSCSFVVEKLYFHLHYSRGWGTWKRVPFYVIFIYAWELSWGLGLRTWGACSWDYSHYPLNFMGLITLMYLPGWIFLSVYQDLLSNVLWRVQYIPTN